The genomic interval AACAACATTGGTGCAGGACGAGGGAGGGTTCCTTAGGGGAAACCCGAGTAGCACAAAATTTCTGCTGAAATTTTGGGCGTCTGCACCTCTATTGTTGTTATTTTCAATTCAGGCGTTAGAAACAATTTTTGGATGAAGCCGTTTTTGCTGATTATCGCGTAATAAAAACGTTTTTATATTTTTTAATTATCTTCTTGAGTAAGAAATAGTTGATAATCGGACAAATAACATCGAGAATAGTAAAGGTTGAAAAAAGCACAATTGAAAGAGTGTCTTTTGTCATCTTTGTGAAAAATACATTGAAATCAAATAATCTAGCAAACATAAACAAACCCATTGGAATAAAAATAATGATGTAAGCATTATTTGTTTTCTTAGAAATTTTGGCATAAAACAAGGCAAACTTCAAAAAAAGAACAATGCCTCCAAAATAGAAGAATAGTATTGCTAACACCATTATTGTACTTGAAAATATCAAACCAAACATAACATCTACAACGAAATCTGAATCTAGAAAAATAACAAATAAAATGAATGAAATCACAAATATAATTGGTGCACCATAGATCGCTATCTTTTTAGTTTCTTTAACTACGGAAATTTTTTCGTTGTTCTTATACATAGACACTCTGGTTTATAGAGGATTAATAAATGTTTCTTTAAACAGTTAGTACTCCAAGTTTATTGAATGTGACATCACAACGAGATTAAGTCTGAATTTTCCTTGTGATCAACCGAAGGGAGCGAGCAATCGTTTGTTTTAGCAAACTTAGAAAACCAGCAGATTTTCCGCTATCCTCATCAGTGATGGGGGGTGTCGGACTTCTCTTGAAAAACACAAGATTTAGGTGATGATATCATCTAAAGAGAAGAGATGATGGTGATCCTCTGCATATACTTTCCCATCGACGGTTATTTCTACCGCTCTTTTATTTCGGCTGGCTTGTTGAGTTTCAGTTGTTGATCTTTTTTTCCTCAGTGGTTGCAGCAGATGGTATGCTAAGCTGAGTGCCATACAGTACAGTGGAGATACCCGTCGAGGAATTCTTCCTTCAACTACTGCTTCAAATGCATCATTAACATTGTGCAAGGCAGCAAGTTCAGGTGAGCCATTCCTTCTTCTTCGGTAATGGAGAACTTCTACTTTGAGGATTCTCATCTGTATTTCCTGTGCACTGATGAATCTTCCCGAATAGATTTCCCCAGCCTGATCTGCGCAACCTCTTGCACCCATAAGGTGGTATATTTTATGGCAGTAAAGGCTACCGCTGAGTGTCAGGTCTCCACCAAGAGAAGTAAGTTCATAGCGACAAAATTGACAATACACAGACACAGGATTCGGAACGCCATATCTCTCTATGTTTGCAAGATAGTTGTGTCTCATAGGTTCATCAACGTGTGTACAACTTTAGTTAACTTCTGAATTATCTCTCATGCGTGTTGCTCGTAATCCATGTATGCAGCTTATCAATGGTTTGTTGGATAGTAAGGTTAGTGGTGTCGAGAACCAGATTAAAGTTCTTTTTGTTGGTGTAGTCGAGGCAGTAATATTTTTGGTATCGTTTTTTTTCTGAAGCTTCCCGTCCTTTGATATTTGCCATTGCCTCGTTGAGTGATTGATGTGATTCTGATGCTCGTTGATCCTTGAGGATGCGTTTGGCACGTTCCTTGATGTCAGCATCCAGAAAAACCTTTAAGGAATGGGGAATAAAATAAAATGAAATCCTACCATCGATAACAAAGTTATCTTCATTTTTTCCCAGCTGTTTTTGACGCTCATCAAGCTCTTGATCGATACGCGTATCTTGTTCTGCGAGTGTTCCCATTTGCTGGAGTGAAATTCCTCGCTCCTGTGCCATTGTCCTCATGAAATCTCCGGTTGAATAATGGCTATACCCCAGTCTTTTTGCTAATATCTTTGCAGCCGTACTCTTTCCTGCTCCCGGAGTGCCAGAAATCGTGATAATCATACCCTGATGAGAACTTGAAAATTTATAAACCTTTGCCCTAAGCATCAATGAAGCAACAGTATTATTTACCCTCTAATACCTTCTGTTCTCATACAGCAAAAAACGCAAAGACTTAAATATGACCTCCTTCTTTCTTGCACTGAATTCTCCTTGTTTGGGAGGGCTCTACGCTAGTTACTACTAATAAAGGTGATCCTCATGGATGTTAAGATGGTAAGTGTTGGCAGTCTCCAGCCAGGCAGGTACGTTGTTTTGGAAGGAGCAGCATGTAAGATAATGGATATGCAGGTCAGTAGACCAGGAAAGCATGGTCATGCAAAGGTTCGTCTGACTGCTGTAGGGATAATTGATGATAAAAAACGCGAAGTGGTTATGCCTGGTCATGATAATATTGAAGTTCCAGTTATTGACAAACGAAATGCACAAATTTTATCCATGAAAGGGGACATTGCAAATGTTATGGACACCGAAACCTATGAAACCTTTGATTTAGCTGTTCCTGAAGAGATCAAGGGAGAGGTTACTGAGGGAAGCATTGTTGTCTATTGGGTTATCCTTGATCAACGAGTCATGAAACAGGTGAAGACTGAGTAATTTGGAAGTCATATCCCCAGTCTATCTGATGTGATACTTCAAAAGAATAAATAACTTTCAAAGAGCAAATAATTCAAAGAACAAATAATAATGGTGAACAGTATGGCAAAATTTCCAGAAGCAGAAGCGAGATTGTTTCGAAACATTTTTGTCTGTCGACGATGTAAAACAAAGATCCGTGCACCAAATCTTAAGGTGTTGGCCAAAAGAATATCGTGCAGGAAATGTAAGGGCAAGGCATTAAAACCGTTACGCCGTAAGTAAACCTCCATTCAGGCATATCTTTCAGGTGTATCCATTCACACCGGTCACAATCGATGAGAGAGGCTCCAAAAAAAGATGGTTGATATCCAAATATTGTTGGCAGCACTTTTTGTTGGAGTGATGATTTTTTTTCTCTATCGTAACCGTCAACAGGTTGTGTTTCAAAAAGTTCTTGGCTATTTGATTTACCTTTTTCTGTATCGCTCTCATTTTGGCATTCGCTGGATAAATCATGTCGGCAAAAAGTATCGTAATCTCGTTATTTTCATGGGGTATTGTTTCATTGGTATTGCTGTTGTTTCCCTTGTCTTTATATCCTATTCATTGATTAAAGTGACGCTTGACGTTATCTTCAAGCCAGCAGCAGCAACCAACGCTATTGTTCCTGTGCTTCCCTTTACCAATATTCCGGGCATCGGATTCCTGCCCTTTGATCATTGGATTATTACTATCTTTATCCTTGCCCTTGTCCATGAATTTGCCCATGGCATTGTTGCCAAGGCCCATGGTCTTGAAATAAAAAATACTGGATTTGCATTCCTTGGTATTGTTATTCCTCTGGTACCCATGGCATTTGTTGAGCCTGATGAGAAACAGCTCCAAAAAAAGCCTGATTATGTCCAGTATTCAGTTTTCGCTGCTGGTCCCTTAGCCAATATGTTGCTTGCCCTTGTCTTGGTTATTCTTTTTCCTTATGTTGCAAATCCTAGTGCTCTAGCTCCTTTTGAGGATAGGTTTACCGAGCCAGTAGGCTTTTCCTTTACCTTGACCAACGAAACCATGCCTGCAGCCAGAGCAGGGATGTATGATGGCATTGTCGTTAATACCTTTAATGGCCAGCCCTTAACCACGGCTCAGTCATTTTTAGACCAGATGTATTCCTGCGTTAAACCAAATCAAACCATTACCCTAGATGCTAATGGGACTCGTTACACACTGACGACCATCACTGATGATACCGGACAACGGGGGATTATTGGGGTTACGAATTTC from Candidatus Woesearchaeota archaeon carries:
- a CDS encoding nucleoside monophosphate kinase is translated as MIITISGTPGAGKSTAAKILAKRLGYSHYSTGDFMRTMAQERGISLQQMGTLAEQDTRIDQELDERQKQLGKNEDNFVIDGRISFYFIPHSLKVFLDADIKERAKRILKDQRASESHQSLNEAMANIKGREASEKKRYQKYYCLDYTNKKNFNLVLDTTNLTIQQTIDKLHTWITSNTHER
- a CDS encoding translation initiation factor IF-5A, giving the protein MDVKMVSVGSLQPGRYVVLEGAACKIMDMQVSRPGKHGHAKVRLTAVGIIDDKKREVVMPGHDNIEVPVIDKRNAQILSMKGDIANVMDTETYETFDLAVPEEIKGEVTEGSIVVYWVILDQRVMKQVKTE
- the rpl40e gene encoding 50S ribosomal protein L40e (contains a zinc-finger motif) gives rise to the protein MAKFPEAEARLFRNIFVCRRCKTKIRAPNLKVLAKRISCRKCKGKALKPLRRK
- a CDS encoding site-2 protease family protein, translated to MVDIQILLAALFVGVMIFFLYRNRQQVVFQKVLGYLIYLFLYRSHFGIRWINHVGKKYRNLVIFMGYCFIGIAVVSLVFISYSLIKVTLDVIFKPAAATNAIVPVLPFTNIPGIGFLPFDHWIITIFILALVHEFAHGIVAKAHGLEIKNTGFAFLGIVIPLVPMAFVEPDEKQLQKKPDYVQYSVFAAGPLANMLLALVLVILFPYVANPSALAPFEDRFTEPVGFSFTLTNETMPAARAGMYDGIVVNTFNGQPLTTAQSFLDQMYSCVKPNQTITLDANGTRYTLTTITDDTGQRGIIGVTNFKNERRLKEGYPSWVGSVFFWFKGLFRWLYLLNLFVGLANLIPLGIVDGGRILQTFLQSTIADKKKAQLIWKWISFVFLGIILFGLLVYIVGNPFA